A DNA window from Ostrea edulis chromosome 5, xbOstEdul1.1, whole genome shotgun sequence contains the following coding sequences:
- the LOC130046328 gene encoding interferon-induced protein 44-like isoform X2 — MEDKKETSPDMLLQPWHEMDDYEWNETSLERLQTEIEEYTPLAELEGSPEKIPFVNVLLMGRISSGKSSFFNTVESVIKGRLSIRSRAGCATSSLTKSLDVYKVKGRRTFRHLRFRMIDCRGLEEDQSINSRDVEAILDGHVMDGYVFNQGTPINKDNSKFRKDPSIGDRVHCVLFVVDGSNPPEITMSQNVEKQVKELQELMNGRKIPQLILLTKLDTMVTVKEDLSKVFHSRSVLEMRDKVAMSFGLPSYTVLPMQNLANSRTVSTEIKMLTLYNIRQILRAADDYLENFEDEILADTYMGAQVKTH; from the exons AGAAACTTCTCCTGATATGCTTCTTCAACCATGGCATGAAATGGACGATTATGAATGGAACGAGACG TCACTGGAACGATTGCAGACAGAAATTGAAGAATACACGCCCTTGGCAGAACTCGAGGGTAGTCCGGAGAAAATTCCATTCGTCAATGTATTGCTGATGGGGCGCATCTCCTCCGGAAAATCCAGCTTCTTCAATACCGTTGAATCTGTGATCAAAGGGAGACTATCGATTAGATCACGTGCCGGTTGTGCTACATCCAGTTtaacaaaatca CTCGACGTTTACAAAGTGAAGGGAAGAAGAACATTCCGACATCTGCGATTTAGAATGATAGATTGCCGCGGTTTAGAAGAGGACCAGAGCATTAACTCACGTGATGTGGAGGCCATTCTGGACGGTCACGTAATGGACGGATACGTG TTTAATCAAGGTACACCTATCAATAAAGACAATTCCAAGTTCAGGAAAGACCCCAGTATTGGTGACCGCGTACACTGTGTGCTATTCGTGGTGGACGGGTCCAACCCACCCGAGATAACCATGTCTCAGAATGTCGAAAAACAAGTGAAAGAACTCCAGGAACTAATGAATGGAAGAA aaattccTCAGTTGATCCTCCTCACCAAACTCGACACGATGGTCACTGTAAAGGAAGACTTATCTAAAGTTTTTCACAGTAGAAGTGTTTTGGAGATGCGGGACAAGGTCGCCATGTCGTTTGGTTTGCCATCTTACACTGTACTTCCCATGCAAAATCTCGCCAATTCTCGGACTGTATCCACAGAGATTAAGATGTTAACGTTATACAACATACGTCAGATCCTCCGAGCTGCAGACGACTATCTAGAAAATTTCGAAGACGAAATATTGGCGGATACATACATGGGAGCTCAGGTTAAAACCCACTGA
- the LOC130046328 gene encoding interferon-induced protein 44-like isoform X1, with protein sequence MEDKKETSPDMLLQPWHEMDDYEWNETVIYRIFREETSPDMLLQPWHEMDDYEWNETSLERLQTEIEEYTPLAELEGSPEKIPFVNVLLMGRISSGKSSFFNTVESVIKGRLSIRSRAGCATSSLTKSLDVYKVKGRRTFRHLRFRMIDCRGLEEDQSINSRDVEAILDGHVMDGYVFNQGTPINKDNSKFRKDPSIGDRVHCVLFVVDGSNPPEITMSQNVEKQVKELQELMNGRKIPQLILLTKLDTMVTVKEDLSKVFHSRSVLEMRDKVAMSFGLPSYTVLPMQNLANSRTVSTEIKMLTLYNIRQILRAADDYLENFEDEILADTYMGAQVKTH encoded by the exons AGAAACTTCTCCTGATATGCTTCTTCAACCATGGCATGAAATGGACGATTATGAATGGAACGAGACG TCACTGGAACGATTGCAGACAGAAATTGAAGAATACACGCCCTTGGCAGAACTCGAGGGTAGTCCGGAGAAAATTCCATTCGTCAATGTATTGCTGATGGGGCGCATCTCCTCCGGAAAATCCAGCTTCTTCAATACCGTTGAATCTGTGATCAAAGGGAGACTATCGATTAGATCACGTGCCGGTTGTGCTACATCCAGTTtaacaaaatca CTCGACGTTTACAAAGTGAAGGGAAGAAGAACATTCCGACATCTGCGATTTAGAATGATAGATTGCCGCGGTTTAGAAGAGGACCAGAGCATTAACTCACGTGATGTGGAGGCCATTCTGGACGGTCACGTAATGGACGGATACGTG TTTAATCAAGGTACACCTATCAATAAAGACAATTCCAAGTTCAGGAAAGACCCCAGTATTGGTGACCGCGTACACTGTGTGCTATTCGTGGTGGACGGGTCCAACCCACCCGAGATAACCATGTCTCAGAATGTCGAAAAACAAGTGAAAGAACTCCAGGAACTAATGAATGGAAGAA aaattccTCAGTTGATCCTCCTCACCAAACTCGACACGATGGTCACTGTAAAGGAAGACTTATCTAAAGTTTTTCACAGTAGAAGTGTTTTGGAGATGCGGGACAAGGTCGCCATGTCGTTTGGTTTGCCATCTTACACTGTACTTCCCATGCAAAATCTCGCCAATTCTCGGACTGTATCCACAGAGATTAAGATGTTAACGTTATACAACATACGTCAGATCCTCCGAGCTGCAGACGACTATCTAGAAAATTTCGAAGACGAAATATTGGCGGATACATACATGGGAGCTCAGGTTAAAACCCACTGA